One window of the Thermodesulfomicrobium sp. WS genome contains the following:
- a CDS encoding Rrf2 family transcriptional regulator, with translation MRLTTRSRYGTRLLLDIALHQDAGWVSTSDIAARQNISQKYLEKLVTGLRQSGIIQSKRGPFGGHKLAKSADEITVGDVVRALEERLLISNCSDGERLCGECTLAGECVTQFVWIEASNVLMQTLDSYRLSDLIRRKG, from the coding sequence ATGCGTTTGACCACTCGGAGTCGCTACGGCACCCGGCTGCTTCTCGACATCGCCTTACATCAGGATGCAGGGTGGGTGAGCACGTCCGACATTGCCGCGCGGCAAAATATTTCTCAGAAATATTTGGAAAAACTCGTGACTGGTCTGCGGCAGAGTGGGATTATTCAAAGTAAGCGTGGGCCGTTTGGAGGACATAAGCTGGCCAAATCCGCCGACGAAATCACCGTGGGGGATGTGGTGCGCGCCCTGGAAGAGCGGCTCCTGATCTCCAATTGCTCCGATGGCGAGCGTCTGTGCGGCGAGTGTACCTTGGCCGGGGAATGCGTCACCCAGTTTGTGTGGATCGAGGCGTCCAACGTTTTGATGCAAACCCTTGATTCCTATCGGTTGAGCGATCTCATCCGCCGCAAAGGCTAG
- a CDS encoding ATP-binding protein has protein sequence MIVATEPIVVATADVEHGQVLARVLAEHGFRPVLCRCAEVARTLHEVRPRLLILGHCQNDGEALVRDIVQQFPRIRVIALLESGESDRGLDLLEAGASDILFKPVGERALSIAVKRALDILDLQEQCDIVREKNKILRMSQQMCRQLFDEVPCYISVQNKDWRIVRANRHFKEDFGDCLGEHCYEIYKHRTHPCPNCPVEATFADGMMHQTEEVVTTRSGQQRIVLTMTAPIRDENGNIVEVMELSTDISQIRELQSRLTSLGLFIGSISHGVRGMLTALDGGMYRLEKGIETGDMDRIRSGVELVKLMVARIRNSVLEMLYYSKERELNIQNIDVRSFAESVANFVEPKAEKHGVAFQRDFSQDLGQVSLDPEVISSGLVNILENAVDACIEDEAKPHHEVVFAVSATAHEVCFVVRDNGIGMDRQTQEKMFSLFFSSKGSRGTGLGLYIANDVVHQHGGRIEVQSTLGEGTEFRVFLPRQPRSQSAPAS, from the coding sequence ATGATTGTTGCGACTGAACCCATTGTCGTGGCCACCGCAGACGTGGAGCATGGGCAGGTGCTCGCTCGGGTGTTGGCGGAGCATGGCTTCCGGCCGGTCTTGTGCCGGTGTGCGGAAGTCGCCCGTACCTTGCATGAGGTACGGCCTCGGTTGTTGATCCTCGGCCATTGCCAGAACGATGGCGAGGCCTTGGTGCGCGATATTGTGCAGCAATTTCCTCGCATACGGGTCATTGCCCTGCTGGAGTCCGGAGAAAGCGATCGTGGGCTGGATCTTTTGGAGGCCGGCGCTTCCGATATCTTATTCAAGCCAGTGGGCGAGCGGGCCCTGTCCATTGCGGTGAAGCGGGCTCTGGATATCTTAGATCTGCAGGAACAATGCGACATCGTGCGGGAGAAGAATAAGATCTTGCGCATGAGTCAGCAGATGTGCCGCCAACTTTTTGATGAAGTACCGTGCTATATTTCGGTGCAGAACAAAGATTGGCGCATTGTTCGTGCCAACCGGCATTTCAAAGAGGACTTTGGCGATTGCTTGGGCGAGCATTGCTACGAAATTTACAAACACCGCACGCATCCCTGCCCCAATTGTCCAGTGGAAGCAACCTTTGCCGATGGGATGATGCACCAAACGGAGGAGGTGGTGACGACCCGCAGCGGCCAGCAGCGCATCGTGCTCACCATGACCGCGCCCATTCGCGATGAAAATGGGAATATCGTGGAAGTCATGGAGCTTTCCACGGACATTTCCCAGATTCGGGAGCTGCAAAGCCGGCTGACCTCTTTGGGCCTTTTCATCGGCTCTATTTCCCATGGCGTGCGCGGCATGCTCACGGCCCTTGATGGCGGGATGTACCGCTTGGAAAAAGGGATCGAGACCGGGGATATGGACCGCATCCGCAGCGGCGTGGAGCTCGTCAAACTCATGGTGGCGCGCATTCGCAATTCCGTCTTGGAAATGCTCTATTATTCCAAAGAGCGGGAACTGAACATCCAAAACATCGATGTTCGCTCCTTTGCCGAAAGTGTCGCGAATTTTGTGGAGCCCAAAGCGGAAAAACACGGTGTCGCCTTTCAGAGGGATTTTTCCCAGGATTTGGGACAGGTATCTTTGGATCCAGAAGTCATCTCCTCTGGCCTCGTCAACATCCTCGAAAACGCCGTGGATGCCTGCATCGAGGACGAAGCCAAACCCCACCATGAGGTCGTGTTCGCCGTGTCGGCCACGGCGCACGAAGTCTGCTTTGTTGTGCGGGACAATGGGATAGGCATGGACCGCCAGACACAAGAGAAGATGTTTTCCTTGTTTTTTTCTTCCAAGGGGAGCCGGGGTACCGGTCTTGGGCTGTATATCGCCAATGACGTTGTCCACCAGCATGGCGGCCGCATTGAAGTGCAGTCCACCCTGGGTGAAGGAACGGAGTTTCGGGTATTTCTCCCTCGGCAGCCCCGCTCGCAGTCGGCACCGGCATCATGA